One Saccharomyces kudriavzevii IFO 1802 strain IFO1802 genome assembly, chromosome: 4 genomic region harbors:
- the PMT7 gene encoding putative dolichyl-phosphate-mannose--protein mannosyltransferase (similar to Saccharomyces cerevisiae PMT7 (YDR307W); ancestral locus Anc_5.328) produces the protein MKDPRLQGPYRKYLPYNILEQCGVGRLTALDYISASLVVVANFTLIWNSHSPSFWTRPWDDNTEQELSKVIQFYLDRTFYIHELPPFTIQFYSIIRRLNITENLRYVSLFLNSSTLAFLFLTLRRINCSYVISTAGLLILSSWGSFKNEGTILSSDSLEWCLFSMIIHNSITISIVKFGTTKWFTHFTMLSISLGLAISSKFIGFLTWVFVILTLVLKFDRFIGDVKVTTSQIIKFSTACLLFTMIIPGSIFILSYWNLLSNFKTDVPQFSKYMSASFKSYLRGPQMQPSRLYYGSTITLRHSDSMVGYLTSHDIPYPSDVDEQLVALSFEEFDVDNEWVVEHPTSRLNFSEIHDISQLTPVEFNQNIKLRHKSTGKLLRASTAKPPISEQDYDLQVSCTKGPEYEGGMDERWDLLLIKAGINDNKNDNTDDKYVKPLRSKIQLYNNGQRCGLLGHDLRLPEWGRFEQEVLCMESPVIPRTAFVIDSAQSPVDFQIPVVEHYMGEIYSSGEIDRTLSCTQLFQLLKEYISKQYKYNYYIKYGKNKVTFEDAFAVEKWPITLDVKSPGWFKFAWYGSLLSMLIFLSVQCNRVMHWNPWSAAEPTFSANWDIYNEFCWKCIIGWLLHFYVFTMSPHFNLEKKLYFQSFVFSELCLLESLNILAERHRTLFYIMILSSITSIVLLYK, from the coding sequence CCGCGTCTTTAGTTGTTGTTGCTAATTTCACATTAATATGGAACTCGCATTCCCCATCATTTTGGACCCGTCCATGGGATGACAATACTGAGCAGGAACTCTCCAAAGTTATCCAGTTTTATCTGGATAGGACTTTCTACATCCATGAATTACCACCATTCACCATCCAATTTTATTCCATCATTCGGAGGCTAAACATTACAGAAAATTTAAGATAcgtttctttgtttttgaattcttctACCTTAGCTTTCCTCTTCCTGACACTGAGAAGAATTAATTGCTCTTATGTTATTTCCACAGCGGGCTTACTAATATTGTCCAGCTGGGGGAGTTTTAAAAATGAGGGCACCATCTTATCATCTGACAGCTTAGAGTGGTGTCTGTTCTCAATGATAATTCACAATTCGATAACCATTTCAATAGTGAAGTTTGGTACCACGAAATGGTTCACTCATTTCACGATGTTATCGATTTCCTTGGGACTTGCAATATCTTCCAAATTCATTGGGTTTCTGACATGGGTCTTTGTGATTCTTACTTTGGTGCTTAAATTTGATAGATTTATAGGTGATGTCAAAGTCACTACCTCTCAAATTATAAAATTCAGCACTGCGTGCTTACTATTTACCATGATTATCCCTGGTTCCATCTTTATCCTAAGTTACTGGAACTTACTTTCGAACTTCAAAACCGATGTGCCGCAATTTTCGAAATATATGAGTGCCTCTTTCAAGTCGTATCTGAGAGGTCCCCAAATGCAACCAAGTCGGTTGTACTATGGCTCAACGATTACGTTACGCCATTCAGACTCAATGGTGGGATACCTTACTTCCCATGACATTCCCTACCCGTCTGATGTAGATGAGCAGTTGGTAGCGTTATCGTTCGAGGAGTTTGATGTTGATAATGAATGGGTAGTTGAGCATCCGACATCGAGGTTGAATTTTTCTGAAATACATGATATTAGCCAATTGACTCCTGTGGAGTTTAATCAGAATATAAAATTAAGGCACAAATCGACGGGAAAACTATTAAGAGCAAGCACCGCTAAACCGCCCATTAGTGAGCAAGACTATGATCTTCAGGTCTCGTGTACGAAAGGTCCAGAGTACGAAGGAGGCATGGATGAGAGGTGGGACCTTCTCCTGATAAAAGCTGGAATCAACGATAACAAAAACGATAACACGGATGATAAGTACGTTAAGCCACTTCGATCAAAAATACAGCTATACAACAACGGCCAGAGATGCGGGCTTTTAGGTCATGATCTCAGATTACCTGAATGGGGTCGCTTTGAACAAGAAGTACTATGTATGGAGAGTCCGGTTATACCAAGAACCGCCTTTGTAATAGACTCAGCACAATCACCAGTTGATTTCCAAATCCCAGTGGTGGAACACTATATGGGCGAGATTTATTCCTCAGGAGAAATTGACCGTACTTTATCTTGTACACAACTATTTCAACTTCTCAAGGAATACATATCCAAACAGTACAAGTACAATTATTACATTAAATACGGTAAAAACAAGGtaacttttgaagatgcGTTCGCTGTGGAGAAATGGCCGATAACGTTGGATGTTAAATCTCCCGGTTGGTTTAAGTTTGCCTGGTATGGTTCCCTACTGTCGATgcttattttcttgtccGTGCAATGTAATAGAGTAATGCACTGGAATCCATGGTCAGCCGCTGAACCAACCTTTTCTGCCAATTGGGATATTTACAATGAGTTTTGCTGGAAATGCATAATTGGCTGGCTTCTACATTTTTATGTCTTTACCATGAGCCCCCAtttcaatttggaaaaaaaactgtatTTCCAAAGTTTTGTGTTTAGCGAATTATGTCTTCTGGAATCGTTAAATATTCTTGCAGAGCGTCATAGAACACTCTTTTATATTATGATTTTGTCGTCCATTACTTCAATAGTTCTCCTGTATAAATAG
- the SRB7 gene encoding Srb7p (similar to Saccharomyces cerevisiae SRB7 (YDR308C); ancestral locus Anc_5.329) has product MTDRLTQLQICLDQMTEQFCATLNYIDKNHSFEPLTASEPQMSDKHATVAPPEEFTNTIDELSTDIILKTRQINKLIDSLPGVDVSTEEQLRKIDILQKKLVEVEDEKIEAIKKKEKLLRSVDSLIEDFVDGIANSKKST; this is encoded by the coding sequence ATGACAGATAGACTAACACAACTACAGATATGTTTAGACCAAATGACGGAGCAATTTTGTGCAACTTTGAACTACATAGATAAGAATCATAGTTTTGAACCATTGACCGCAAGTGAACCTCAAATGTCCGATAAACATGCTACGGTAGCACCTCCAGAAGAGTTCACCAATACCATAGATGAGCTCTCCACAGATATTATACTGAAAACAAGACAGATAAATAAACTCATAGACTCGTTACCTGGTGTCGACGTTTCCACCGAAGAACAATTAAGGAAAATTGATATTctacagaaaaaattagtTGAAGTAGAAGACGAAAAGATTGAAGcaatcaaaaagaaggagaagctTTTGCGGAGCGTCGACTCTTTAATTGAGGATTTTGTAGATGGTATTGCAAactcaaagaaaagcaCATGA
- the GIC2 gene encoding Gic2p (similar to Saccharomyces cerevisiae GIC2 (YDR309C) and GIC1 (YHR061C); ancestral locus Anc_5.331), translating into MTSSSTTNLGSGNMNLPQMRSIWLDEDEEAEKLYGLQAQQFMGSDDEENLGITFINSDKPVLSNKENIELPPLLPNTHSSRYDGRSTSNSAVSIETLSSSSTIKTKHKKVLFKLNLLKKRFLGTQLDIRAKNISTPFDFQHISHADTKNGFQDEQLQGPLSAPTEIEEDSALSLSKRDSRSLNKAFVTERIPANRESKLIPRSHDKKTSRLSVARSISVTSSNYSKSTQGNNHSINGRVVSTSTMATSIFEYSPNSSPKQSKTKSHNVSHRYTGSTDSSESSLDFLKNYNFPTLLEDKPILDFLPRSQRSSAYRSLLGTPNSNKSSTKVFASPQQSPVTKRRNSVSTASPQSKFSYVDSPANFRKSFDDIIHSCKQLEPLQV; encoded by the coding sequence ATGACAAGTTCAAGTACCACGAATCTTGGAAGTGGCAATATGAACCTTCCACAGATGCGGTCCATTTGGTTGGATGAAGACGAGGAAGCGGAAAAGCTGTATGGCTTACAAGCGCAGCAATTTATGGGATCAGACGATGAAGAGAATTTAGGTATCACATTCATCAACAGCGATAAGCCGGTACTGAGTAACAAGGAAAACATCGAGTTGCCCCCACTTCTGCCAAACACACATTCGTCAAGGTACGATGGGAGAAGTACTTCCAACTCCGCAGTGTCTATAGAGACATTATCATCCTCCAGCACCATCAAGACTAAACACAAAAAAGTTCTCTTCAAGCTCAacttgttgaaaaagaggTTTCTTGGCACTCAATTGGACATAAGAGCTAAGAATATTTCCACTCCGTTTGATTTCCAACACATTTCCCATGCAGATACTAAAAACGGGTTCCAGGACGAGCAGCTGCAGGGACCTTTGTCAGCGCCCactgaaattgaagaggaTTCTGCCCTCTCTCTAAGCAAACGAGATTCGAGATCACTGAATAAGGCATTTGTCACTGAAAGAATCCCGGCCAATCGCGAAAGTAAACTCATTCCAAGATCGCACGACAAAAAGACATCAAGATTATCAGTTGCGAGATCGATCTCAGTTACTTCGTCTAATTACTCTAAAAGCACACAGGGAAACAACCATTCTATCAATGGCAGAGTCGTTTCCACATCTACCATGGCGACATCCATCTTTGAGTATTCTCCTAACTCATCGCCAAAGCAATCCAAGACCAAGTCGCATAACGTAAGCCATAGATACACCGGTTCCACAGATTCCAGTGAATCTTCattggattttttgaaaaactacaaTTTTCCCACATTGCTTGAGGATAAACCGATCTTGGACTTTTTACCTCGTTCGCAGAGGTCAAGCGCCTACCGCAGCCTTTTAGGGACTCCGAATTCAAACAAAAGTTCGACAAAAGTTTTTGCTTCTCCACAGCAAAGCCCAGTcaccaaaagaagaaattcgGTATCAACGGCCTCTCCCCAGTCCAAATTCTCATACGTTGACTCCCCTGCTAACTTTAGGAAGTCCTTCGATGACATTATTCATTCTTGCAAGCAGTTAGAGCCTCTGCAGGTTTGA
- the SUM1 gene encoding Sum1p (similar to Saccharomyces cerevisiae SUM1 (YDR310C); ancestral locus Anc_5.333): protein MSDKTTTPSDNIANEQRLPSVSKDDKGTLLPTNFDKHRNDVGELGTDSCTKSLPSITEIPVSDDSDIKQHDGSAFDSNLSQIKYYKQSPHPSINALEKDIEEVSKKCNDLKSALLTKETSLTDSAQDLFNSLKVLSHNQSVLENKLDDVMKNQVNTDILVNNMNERLNKLSTLLQNTSKSNNSNIFIENASHYTNSQHNTSSSSRRGPGRPRKDTSSSTMNKLISNVASANPKSSSNHNTLSPVNVSLPTAVVQTSKSKRYFVEPSTKEDSLLLTAPSSSRDDAEITLLSIPPRTNSENGKEQPSTANSSSMTPTPVTPNNLIQIKRKRGRPPKKRTVETMLSNSTDTMDKSDASSRIKNEIPVNSLLPSSKFHQIPSSPSNPTSQPVPIRTSRSATHETVSKSLEPMSPILTNGDVSAEDLNATENIHNDVEEMLDGEAKKIQKEKTITIQATSNGSSNNTNNNNDNIIKFSANSDMNSDIRRLMVNEQFSLSYDASGNITVKLPPVSSPAAATAAAAAAVTSEMNRQQRELDKRRDSREKMLVNMKYNDRDKAKSFMESNKKLLKAMKEEERRKRMTSIIHDNHLNLNLNEISTRSKIKGVEKPTTGGTSTSPKPRSGSITTASDPQDEESEASEQEKLLEIDSEGSNINAESHKMGQTILAAGAVHKVGIQSMLNSGEEIDTNDDAEYERKHSGDEATTTFVPLKNSPSLDLMGKRSSDREDQADDIIIPSKKRRILDQIKDVEEKEESEVSHNEILTTVENVSGDISADFSKGTSSIHNDIESVNDSGNGNGNLGLGTESRNTLLTATPIELICREGFFYRRDIPDVPITTGAYLEFKFKAKEEELINSSINEEDYATKSKHEKMNAHFFKPDIQEETELAFQILSKTTLTEKYVNSLEYFLMEFRWENKLVGLGLKLRESKRTWQRRKALFALFEFWRDQSRDKRKFHNYTILHAVKEMENYRIFINRSVSWFYNHITLLKMILYDLCDNVTTQWREWMFPHDEALPTLGQDGITEENLNETVDSMLIFDFLDDGSENNQVKYSRIIPPDIR, encoded by the coding sequence ATGTCTGATAAAACCACAACCCCTTCAGATAATATAGCCAATGAGCAAAGGCTTCCGTCTGTATCCAAAGATGATAAAGGTACGTTGCTGCCCACCAATTTTGATAAACATCGTAATGATGTGGGGGAGCTAGGCACAGATTCATGCACTAAATCTTTACCATCCATCACAGAAATCCCAGTTAGTGACGATAGCGACATAAAACAACATGATGGCTCTGCTTTCGATTCAAATCTTTCTCAAATAAAGTACTATAAGCAGTCTCCTCATCCATCGATCAACGCGTTGGAAAaggatattgaagaagtcaGTAAAAAATGTAATGACCTGAAATCCGCTCTGCTTACCAAGGAAACTTCCCTGACTGATTCTGCTCAGGATTTGTTCAActctttgaaagttttgTCACATAACCAATCAGTTTTGGAGAACAAATTGGATGATGTAATGAAGAATCAAGTCAACACGGATATATTGGTTAATAACATGAACGAAAGATTGAATAAACTGTCAACATTGTTGCAAAACACTTCAAAATCCAACAATTCCAACATTTTCATAGAAAACGCATCACACTACACTAATTCACAGCATaatacttcttcttcttctcgCCGGGGTCCTGGTAGACCAAGAAAGGATACCTCATCTTCTACAATGAACAAATTAATTTCAAATGTAGCCTCGGCCAATCCTAAAAGCTCATCTAATCATAACACGCTCTCACCAGTTAATGTTTCCTTACCAACTGCCGTGGTGCAAACATCTAAATCCAAAAGATACTTCGTGGAACCGTCAACGAAAGAGGATTCACTGTTATTAACTGCTCCATCGTCATCAAGAGATGATGCTGAAATAACGTTACTTTCCATACCGCCAAGAACAAACTctgaaaatggtaaagaACAGCCATCAACGGCAAATTCTAGTTCAATGACACCAACCCCTGTTACGCCGAACAATCTaattcaaatcaaaaggaaaagaggCAGACCCCCTAAGAAGAGAACTGTAGAAACAATGTTATCCAACTCCACTGATACGATGGACAAATCTGACGCTTCTAGTCGGATCAAGAACGAGATTCCAGTAAATTCATTACTTCCATCTTCGAAATTTCATCAGATACCATCATCTCCATCAAACCCTACATCGCAGCCAGTACCGATTCGGACTTCAAGGTCAGCCACACATGAAACAGTATCTAAGAGTTTAGAACCAATGTCTCCCATCTTAACTAATGGTGACGTCAGTGCTGAAGATTTAAATGCAACCGAGAATATTCATAATGATGTGGAAGAAATGCTTGATGgtgaagcaaaaaaaatacagaaggaaaaaacaataacCATTCAGGCTACCAGTAATGGTAGCAGTAATAATActaacaacaacaatgacaatatcatcaagtTTTCTGCTAATTCGGATATGAATAGTGATATTCGTCGCTTAATGGTCAATGAACAGTTTTCGTTAAGTTATGATGCCAGCGGGAACATCACGGTAAAACTACCACCCGTTTCCTCTCCCGCTGCAGCGACGGCTGCCGCGGCTGCTGCAGTTACGTCCGAAATGAATAGACAACAAAGGGAGTTGGATAAAAGGCGTGATTCAAGGGAGAAAATGCTTGTTAATATGAAATACAATGATCGTGACAAGGCAAAATCCTTTATGGAATCTAACAAGAAACTTTTAAAGGCgatgaaggaagaagaacgaagaaaaaggatGACTTCGATAATACATGATAATCATCTGaacttgaatttgaatgaGATATCCACtcgttcaaaaataaaaggtGTTGAAAAACCAACCACAGGAGGTACTTCGACATCACCAAAGCCAAGATCTGGCTCCATTACTACTGCATCAGATCCACAAGATGAGGAAAGTGAAGCATCggaacaagaaaagctGCTCGAGATTGATAGCGAAGGTTCAAATATAAATGCCGAGTCACACAAGATGGGTCAAACGATACTTGCCGCGGGAGCGGTCCATAAAGTGGGGATACAGTCTATGTTAAATTCTGGTGAAGAGATAGACACCAACGATGATGCAGAATACGAAAGAAAGCATTCAGGAGATGAGGCAACGACTACATTTGTTCCATTAAAAAACTCGCCTTCTTTGGACCTGATgggaaaaagaagttcaGACAGAGAGGATCAAGCGGACGATATAATCATaccttcaaagaaaagacgCATATTAGACCAAATAAAAGATgtagaagaaaaggaagaaagtgaaGTTAGCCATAACGAAATATTGACTACCGTCGAGAACGTCTCGGGAGACATCTCGGCAGATTTCTCCAAGGGAACTTCATCTATCCATAATGACATCGAATCTGTCAATGACAGTGGAAATGGCAATGGAAACCTCGGATTGGGCACAGAGTCGCGCAATACGTTATTGACGGCGACCCCCATTGAATTAATATGCCGCGAAGGATTTTTCTATCGAAGGGATATTCCCGACGTACCCATTACCACGGGTGCCTATCTggaattcaaattcaaagccaaagaagaagagttgATCAACTCTAGtattaatgaagaagattatgCCACGAAGTCgaaacatgaaaaaatgaatgcgcattttttcaagccTGATATCCAAGAGGAGACTGAACTTGcatttcaaattttgagCAAGACGACGCTGACAGAGAAATACGTCAACAGTTTGGAATACTTCTTGATGGAATTCAGATGGGAAAATAAGCTAGTCGGGCTAGGCCTAAAGCTCAGAGAATCCAAGAGAACTTGGCAAAGGAGAAAGGCCTTATTTGCTCTTTTCGAGTTTTGGAGAGACCAGTCAAGagataaaagaaagttcCATAACTACACGATCCTGCACGCGGTGAAAGAGATGGAAAACTACAGAATATTCATTAATCGATCCGTCTCATGGTTCTACAACCATATAACGCTATTAAAGATGATCCTTTACGATTTATGCGACAACGTGACCACGCAATGGAGAGAATGGATGTTTCCTCACGACGAGGCGCTGCCCACGTTAGGTCAGGATGGTAtcactgaagaaaatttgaatgagACGGTTGACAGCATGTTAATTTTCGATTTCCTTGACGACGGTTCCGAAAACAACCAGGTGAAATATTCCAGAATTATACCGCCGGATATCCGCTAA
- the TFB1 gene encoding TFIIH/NER complex subunit TFB1 (similar to Saccharomyces cerevisiae TFB1 (YDR311W); ancestral locus Anc_5.336), with protein MSHSGAAIFDKVSGIIAINEDASPAELIWRSTDGDKVHTVVLSTIDKLQATPVSSEKMMLRLIGKVDESKKQKDNEGNEVLPKPQRHMFSFNNRTVMDNIKMTLQQIISRYKDADIYEEKRRKEESAQNTETPMSSSSVGTGTPTPHLDTPQLNNGVPLINTAKLDDSLSKEKLLTNLKLQQSLLKGNKVLMRVFQETVINAGLPPSEFWSTRIPLLRAFALSTSQKVGPYNVLSTIKPVASSENKVNVNLSREKILNIFENYPIVKKAYTDNVPKNFKEPEFWARFFSSKLFRKLRGEKIMQNDRGDVIIDRYLTLDQEFDRKDDDMLLHPVKKIIDLDGNIQDDPVARGNRPDFTMQPGVDINGNSDGTVDILKGMNRLSEKMIMALKNEYSRSNLRNKSINTNDEQDEDRDERNELKIDDLNESYRTNYAIIHLKRNAHEKTTDADAETSTTPMKNSDLKVSNQQMLQQLSVVMDNLINKLDLNQVVPNNEVSNRINKRVITAIKINAKQAKHNNVDSALGAFVGTAVQANESEVKSTLPIDLLESCRMLHTTCCEFLKHFYIHFQSGEQKQASTVKKLYNHLKDCIEKLNELFQDVLNGDGESMSNTCTDYLRPVLNSITLATRKYDEYYNECNNGSSSGA; from the coding sequence ATGTCACACTCCGGAGCTGCCATTTTCGATAAGGTGTCAGGGATAATTGCCATAAATGAAGATGCTTCTCCTGCAGAATTGATCTGGAGGTCTACAGATGGTGACAAGGTTCATACGGTCGTATTATCCACCATCGACAAACTGCAAGCCACCCCAGTGtcaagtgaaaaaatgatgttGAGACTTATCGGAAAGGTGGATGAGTCGAAAAAGCAGAAAGATAACGAAGGCAACGAAGTCTTGCCGAAGCCGCAACGCCAtatgttttcatttaatAATAGAACGGTCATGGATAATATTAAGATGACTCTACAACAAATTATCTCACGTTATAAAGATGCCGATATCTACGaagagaagagaagaaaggaAGAATCCGCGCAAAACACAGAAACACCGATGAGCTCCTCTTCTGTTGGAACAGGCACTCCCACACCGCATCTGGATACACCACAATTGAATAATGGAGTTCCACTGATCAATACCGCCAAATTGGATGATTCGCTGTCCAAAGAGAAACTGCTGACCAATTTGAAACTGCAGCAATCTTTATTGAAGGGAAACAAAGTGTTAATGAGGGTTTTCCAAGAAACAGTCATTAATGCCGGTTTGCCTCCATCGGAATTTTGGTCAACTAGAATCCCGCTTTTAAGAGCCTTTGCTCTGTCCACTTCACAGAAAGTGGGACCTTACAATGTCTTGTCTACTATTAAACCAGTGGCCTCGTCGGAAAATAAAGTCAATGTTAATTTGTCaagagagaaaattttgaatatatttgaaaactacCCCATCGTAAAGAAAGCTTACACGGATAATGtgccaaaaaatttcaaagaaccTGAATTTTGGGCGAggttcttttcttctaagTTATTTAGAAAATTAAGGGGTGAAAAGATCATGCAAAATGATAGAGGTGATGTTATCATCGATAGGTATTTGACACTGGATCAAGAATTTGATAGGAAAGATGATGACATGTTGTTGCATccagtgaaaaaaattatagatTTGGACGGTAATATTCAGGACGACCCCGTCGCACGAGGCAACAGACCCGATTTTACTATGCAACCAGGTGTGGATATCAACGGTAATAGCGACGGTACAGTAGATATCTTGAAAGGCATGAATAGATtaagtgaaaaaatgatcATGGCTCTAAAGAACGAGTATTCGAGGTCGAATTTACGGAACAAGTCCATTAACACAAACGATgaacaagatgaagataGGGATGAAAGAAATGAGCTGAAAATTGACGATTTGAATGAAAGCTACAGGACCAATTATGCAATCATACatctgaaaagaaatgctCATGAAAAGACAACAGACGCTGATGCAGAAACTTCTACAACtccaatgaaaaattcggACTTAAAGGTCTCTAACCAACAAATGTTGCAACAGTTATCAGTGGTCATGGACAACTTGATCAATAAGTTGGACTTGAACCAAGTCGTCCCCAATAACGAAGTGAGTAACAGAATTAACAAAAGGGTCATAACTGCAATCAAGATCAACGCCAAACAGGCTAAACACAATAACGTCGACTCCGCACTTGGCGCTTTTGTGGGCACAGCCGTTCAAGCAAACGAATCAGAGGTGAAAAGCACTCTGCCAATAGATCTGTTAGAAAGCTGTAGAATGCTACATACGACTTGCtgtgaatttttgaagcatttttatattcatttcCAAAGCGGTGAACAAAAGCAAGCCAGCACTGTCAAAAAGCTTTATAACCATTTGAAGGACTGTATCGAAAAACTGAACGAGCTATTCCAAGATGTGCTtaatggtgatggtgaATCCATGTCAAACACGTGTACTGACTATTTGAGGCCAGTTTTGAACTCGATCACTTTGGCCACCCGCAAGTATGATGAGTATTACAACGAATGCAACAATGGCTCGAGCAGTGGCGCATAA
- the SSF2 gene encoding rRNA-binding ribosome biosynthesis protein (similar to Saccharomyces cerevisiae SSF2 (YDR312W) and SSF1 (YHR066W); ancestral locus Anc_5.338) — protein MAKRRQKKRTHAQITPEQERGIPKSMVIRVGQTSLANHSLNQLVKDFRQIMQPHTAIKLKERKSNKLKDFVVMCGPLGVTHLFMFTQSEKTGNVSLKIARTPQGPTITFQVLDYSLGRDIKKFLKRPKSLKNDDMSNPPLLVLNGFSTAKKSGENSWDVNVEKIVVSMFQNIFPPLNPARTSLNSIKRVFMINKDRETGEISMRHYFIDIREVEISRNLKRLYRAKGNLSKTVPNLHRKEDISSLILDHDVGAYTSESEVENDAIIRVVDNQDVKASHSNHSQKRVVEKTDDEEHGKEAEDGDAEMEEPKSPELSQPTPRKKAIKLTELGPRLTLKLIKIEEGICSGKVLHHEFVQKSSEEIRALEKRHAVKMRLKEERKKEQEGNIAKKKAVKDAKKQRKLERRKARAVEEGEGESNNDVMNDDESSSSEDERFSDIPEDLDSDLFSELE, from the coding sequence ATGGCCAAGagaaggcaaaaaaagagaactCATGCACAAATCACACCTGAACAGGAACGAGGCATTCCAAAATCAATGGTCATCAGGGTCGGTCAAACTTCCCTAGCTAACCATTCCCTGAATCAATTAGTAAAGGATTTTCGTCAAATTATGCAGCCGCACACGGCtataaaattgaaggagCGCAAATCCAATAAGCTAAAGGATTTCGTCGTTATGTGTGGCCCATTAGGTGTCACTCATCTCTTCATGTTCACCCAATCTGAAAAGACAGGTAACGTTTCACTAAAGATAGCTAGAACTCCGCAGGGTCCCACTATCACTTTCCAGGTATTGGACTATTCTCTTGGCAGGGATattaagaaatttttgaagaggCCAAAATCGctgaaaaatgatgacaTGTCAAATCCACCACTGTTAGTCTTGAATGGGTTTTCTACAGCCAAGAAATCCGGTGAAAACAGTTGGGATGTGAACGTGGAGAAGATTGTTGTTTCCATGttccaaaatattttccCACCTCTAAATCCAGCAAGAACCTCACTAAATTCTATCAAACGTGTATTCATGATCAATAAGGATAGGGAAACTGGAGAAATTTCTATGCGCCATTACTTCATTGATATCAGAGAGGTGGAGATCTCTAGAAATCTAAAAAGGCTTTATAGAGCCAAAGGCAATTTGAGTAAAACGGTGCCGAATTTACaccgaaaagaagatatcTCCTCTTTGATATTAGACCACGACGTGGGCGCTTACACATCTGAATCAGAGGTTGAAAATGATGCTATTATAAGAGTGGTTGATAACCAAGATGTGAAGGCGAGCCATTCTAACCATTCGCAAAAACGAGTAGTCGAGAAAACGGATGATGAGGAACATGGAAAAGAGGCAGAAGACGGAGATGCGGAAATGGAGGAGCCTAAAAGTCCAGAACTTTCTCAGCCAACGCCTCGTAAAAAGGCTATCAAACTAACTGAATTAGGCCCAAGATTAACCCTGAAATTAATCAAGATAGAGGAAGGTATCTGTTCAGGTAAGGTGTTACATCACgaatttgttcaaaaatcCAGCGAAGAAATCAGAGCTTTGGAGAAGAGACATGCTGTGAAGATGAGGctcaaggaagaaagaaagaaagagcaAGAAGGAAACATCGCAAAAAAGAAGGCTGTTAAAGATGCCAAAAAGCAACGTAAgttggaaagaagaaaagctaGAGCAGTAGAAGAGGGTGAAGGTGAAAGCAATAATGATGTTatgaatgatgatgagTCTTCTTCTAGTGAAGATGAGCGTTTTAGTGATATACCCGAGGATTTAGATAGTGATTTATTCAGCGAACTGGAATAG